The Pseudobdellovibrionaceae bacterium genome segment TACAATTGTTTAGTTTTAATATTGTGGCCTATGTGCTTGCTGTAATAACTTATCAAGGGTTAAGCTAATGAACACTATAAAAACTTACCAAGGATTAAGCTAATGAGCACTATACAAACACCAATTACTCACTCCACTGCCCATTATTTGTGTGCCATTCATAAGCTACATGAAGATAATGGCTATGTACGCATGGTAGATATTTCTAAACTTTTAAATTTTTCTAGAGGCAGTGTTTCGATTGCCATTAAAAATTTAAAAAAGAAAAATTTAGTAGAAGAAGACAAAAATGGATTTTTAAATTTATCTAAAGTTTCTCACGAAAAAGTGCACGAAATTTTAGCCAACAAAACTTTATTGTATTACTTTTTAAAAAACTTTTTGGGCGTAACTAAAAATACTGCCGAATTGGATTCGTGCTTGATGGAGCATGTACTAAGTGCCGAATCACAAAAAAAATTATTTTTATATATGAAAAAAATGCAAACGGCCGAAAAAGAAAACGGTAATAAATCTTGTGTAAAAACCAATTTAGATTTTTTAAATACCTGCTCTAATTTTAAGCAGTTTAAAGAAAGTCAGAAAGGGGACACTTTTATTTAAGGTAAGGTTGTGTATTTAGGCAAATATAATTGGGTAAACAGTGCTTGTGTTTTGTATATTTGCCTAAACTAAATTGAAATGGGCAGACAGTGTCTGCCTAATTTAATCTACCAAAGTCCTGTATTAGTATAGAACACTTTAGCCTGCTTTCCCCTATCCGATAAAGATTATAAGCTCTTTACAGTAAGACGCTTTAATCAAATAAAGGGAAACATGAAAAAGTTATTAAGAAAACAAACTATACCTAGTAAACTTTCTATTACCAAAGAAAAAGTTATTTGCCCTTTATGTAATAACCCCTTAGAAACCACTCATACGGCGCATTTTGCCGAAGAACAAGTTAAAGAAGAAGTCTTTTGCCCACAATGCGAAATCACAAATACGGTGGACTATCACAGTTTGCAGTAAGTCACAGTTTGCAGTAAAAAATTATTTCGATTTTGTATATTTAATTTGTCTAGACGAGCTATTTTTGTCTAAAAAATCTATATCTATGTTATGCACTTGCCAGCCAGGAAAAAATTTTAAAATAGAAAATTTTTTAGACCACTCGATAATAACATAAGCATTATCTTCTTTAAAAACATCCCAAAAGTTAAATGATTCTAACTCATTTTCGGAACTTAATCGGTATAAATCAAAATGATGAATGGTTAAACCTGCTTTTTG includes the following:
- a CDS encoding metal-dependent transcriptional regulator; the protein is MSTIQTPITHSTAHYLCAIHKLHEDNGYVRMVDISKLLNFSRGSVSIAIKNLKKKNLVEEDKNGFLNLSKVSHEKVHEILANKTLLYYFLKNFLGVTKNTAELDSCLMEHVLSAESQKKLFLYMKKMQTAEKENGNKSCVKTNLDFLNTCSNFKQFKESQKGDTFI